Proteins encoded by one window of Antechinus flavipes isolate AdamAnt ecotype Samford, QLD, Australia chromosome 4, AdamAnt_v2, whole genome shotgun sequence:
- the TTC19 gene encoding tetratricopeptide repeat protein 19, mitochondrial, producing the protein MKGLDQFGLRPRKLGCSQASSMRGGKGGIPWHVVGPEGGARESGWSLCRACLGDSSSPECQSRSSRAGATVRPGDSSLTPYCRGAPTRPAPPAKAAKAGRRPRDVRSGAACSFRDRSSARTDPGMWGPLSRSLGRGLLAAAGRRRRGYARLLLAGPRGGGGGGGRRGTEVTTKPPRVGQGRSGRGLCVVALAALSWFFKSAPAEEEEEEEDDVNEVVESPPSETELRIIQMLKRAKLSIMKKDPEEAERILHEALHLAHKANIKKAIIYTYDMMANLAFMRNQLEKAEKLFKATMSYLLAGGMKQEDNAIIEISLKLASIYATLKKQEFAFAGYEFCISTLERKITKEKALSEEAMPAEEKDNTRLLLGMCYDSYARYLLDVNRLSDAQKMYEKALQISREVRGERHPQTVVLMNDLATTLDAQGHFDEAYTYVKKASELARQIEHPELHRVLSNMAGILMHKASYVEAKYVYEEALKEAELKGDEASIEHIKEELTELASSRGL; encoded by the exons ATGAAAGGTTTGGACCAATTCGGCCTCCGTCCCCGGAAGTTGGGCTGTAGCCAAGCCTCTTCGATGCGTGGGGGGAAGGGCGGGATTCCCTGGCACGTGGTAGGACCTGAGGGCGGAGCTCGGGAGAGTGGGTGGAGCCTGTGCCGGGCCTGCCTCGGGGACAGCAGCTCCCCGGAGTGTCAGAGCCGGAGCTCCCGGGCCGGTGCCACTGTCCGGCCAGGTGACAGCTCGCTCACCCCGTACTGCCGGGGAGCCCCGACGCGCCCGGCTCCTCCGGCCAAGGCAGCAAAGGCCGGAAGGCGGCCGCGTGACGTGCGGTCCGGAGCTGCCTGCTCCTTCCGGGATCGTTCCTCCGCTCGAACCGACCCCGGGATGTGGGGCCCGTTGAGTCGCAGCCTCGGCCGGGGCCTCCTGGCGGCCGCGGGCCGGCGGCGTCGGGGCTACGCGCGGCTCCTGCTGGCAGGACctcgcggcggcggcggcggcggtggtcGCCGGGGCACGGAGGTGACCACCAAGCCGCCCCGCGTCGGGCAGGGCCGTTCGGGCCGCGGGCTGTGCGTGGTGGCGCTAGCGG CTTTGTCGTGGTTCTTCAAAAGCGCCCCcgctgaggaggaggaagaggaagaggatgacGTGAATGAAGTGGTGGAGAGTCCGCCCTCGGAGACAGAGCTCAGGATCATCCAAATGCTAAAGCGGGCCAAG TTGAGTATTATGAAAAAGGACCCGGAGGAAGCAGAGAGAATTTTACATGAGGCCCTTCATCTTGCTCATAAGGCAAATATCAAGAAGGCCATCATCTACACCTACGATATG ATGGCTAACCTAGCGTTCATGAGGAATCAGCTTGAAAAA gCAGAAAAGCTTTTTAAAGCAACAATGAGCTATCTCCTGGCTGGGGGCATGAAGCAG GAGGACAATGCAATTATTGAAATATCCCTAAAGTTGGCCAGTATCTATGCTACTCTGAAAAA ACAAGAATTTGCTTTTGCTGGTTATGAGTTCTGCATTTCAACCCTGGAGAGAAAAATCACCAAAGAGAAGGCGTTATCAGAAGAAGCCATGCCAG CGGAAGAGAAAGACAACACCCGTCTCCTGCTTGGCATGTGCTATGACTCCTATGCTCGATACCTCCTCGATGTCAACCGACTGTCCGATGCACAAAAAATGTACGAAAAAGCGTTACAGATTTCCAGAGAGGTCCGAGGAGAACGACATCCACAG ACCGTGGTGCTAATGAACGACCTGGCCACTACTCTGGACGCACAGGGTCACTTTGATGAAGCCTACACGTATGTGAAAAAGGCATCGGAGCTGGCGAGGCAGATTGAGCACCCTGAGCTGCACCGGGTGCTCAGCAACATGGCAGGAATATTGATGCATAAAG CAAGCTATGTTGAAGCCAAGTATGTCTACGAGGAGGCCCTGAAAGAGGCTGAGCTCAAGGGAGACGAGGCTTCCATCGAGCACATCAAGGAGGAGCTGACTGAACTGGCCAGCAGCAGAGGCCTTTGA